The Gemmatimonas phototrophica region TCATCCTGATTGCGGCCACCAACCGGCCGGACGTGCTCGATCCCGCGTTGCTGCGCCCGGGCCGTTTCGACCGCCAGATCGTGGTGGACGCGCCGGACCTCCGTGGTCGCGAGGGCATCCTCAAGGTGCACTTGCGCAACAAGCCCATTGCCGACGACGTGAGCGTCACCTCGCTCGCGCGCGGAACTCCGGGCATGGCTGGTGCCGACCTCGCCAACCTCGTGAACGAAGGCGCACTGCTCGCCGCGCGCAAGAATCACGACAAGATCTTCATGAGCGATCTCGAAGAGGCGAAGGACCGAGTCATGCTGGGCGCCGAGCGCAAGTCGCTGGTCATGAAGGAAGACGAGCGCCGCCTCACGGCCTTCCACGAAGCCGGTCATGCCGTCTGCGCCATGATGGTCTATGGCAACGATCCGCTGCACAAGGTCACCATCGTACCGCGTGGTCGGGCCTTGGGTATCGCCTTCACGTTGCCGGAAGATGATCGTGTGTCCGTCACGCGTGAGCAGCTCGAGGCGCGGTTGGTCATGGCCTACGGTGGGCGTGCCGCCGAAGAAATCGTGTTCGGGCACAACCGGGTGACGACTGGCGCGGCCAGCGACATTCAGCAGGCCACTAACATTGCGCGGCGCTACGTCACGCAGTGGGGACTCTCCGATACCATTGGCCCCATTCTCGTGGGGGACAACGAGCAGGAGCTGTTCCTGGGGCGTGAAATCCAGTCGCGCCGTGAAGTGTCGGAACAGACGGCGCAGCTGGTGGACGCCGAGGTGAAGCGGGTGGCGTTCGAAGCGCACGCTCGCGCCGTGGCGGTGCTGACGGAGCACCGGGCGCTGCTCGATCAGGTGGCCATGAATTTGTTGGAGCGCGAAACCCTCACGCGCGATGACATCCTCGTGCTCAAGGACGGGCGCACGCTGCCACCGCGCACTGGCCCCGATTTCCCGTCGGCACCGGCGGCGCCGCTGGCCCCGCCAGCCGTTCCCACCTCGCGTCCAGTGGTACCGCCGCTCCTGGGCGGCCCTGAGGTCTCGCCGGCGTAAGTTGTCGCCGCGTTGAACGCACCTCGTCGTTTTACCGTGCCGTACCCCATCGTCGCCGCAGTCGTGGCGACGATGGTGCTTTTGGGCATCTATCTGTCCACCGCCGCCCCCGATCTCACGTTTTGGGACGCCACGGAACTCATGGCGGCGGCGCACACGATGGGCATTCCCCATCCCCCCGGCACCCCGCTCTGGGTGTTGGTGGGGAAACTGGCGTCGATGCTCTTCAGCAGCGCCGCTCCGCCACGGGCCATTACCCTGCTGTCGGTGTGGAGTGCGGCGCTCACCGGTGGAGCGGCGGCGTACATGGCGGCCCGCTGGCTCGGCGCGCGAGGCGCGGTGGTGGCTGCCGTAAGTGCCGGCACCATGCTGACCGTCTGGAACAACGCGACCGAAACCGAAGTGTACGCGCTGTCGCTCCTGGTCAGCGTGCTCCTGCTCGTGACCGGGGAGTTCGCCGGGCGCCCCGATACGGACGATCACGAGCGACGCCGCGCCCGGGCCCTCATGGCCTTTGTGTGTGGGTTGGCGGTGCCGCTGCATCTCACCGTGCTCGTGGCGTTGCCGGCAGCCGTGGCGTTCGCCTGGCGCGGACCGCGTCCCGTTTGGCGTGAGGTGGTGGCGTGGGTGGCCCTGGCCGCGTTGGGGCTGTCCGCCATTGCTGTGCTGCCGCTCTTCTCGGCGCAAAATCCCACCCTCGACTCCGGGAATCCCGAGAGCTGGCGGGCGTTGGTGTCGGTGTTGCGGCGCGAACAGTACGCCGTTGCTGGACTCTGGCCGCGTCAGGCGCCCCTCTGGTTGCAGTTGGGGAATGTCTTTCAGTGGTCCGACTGGCAGGTCGCCTACGGACTGCATCCGTTTCCCACGGCTCATCCGGTGCGCACGGCGCTCACGGTGCTTTGGGCGTGGCTGGCGGTACTTGGACTGCGTCGCCTGTGGCGGCATGACCCCCGGGTGGGGCGTGCCATGCTCCTGCTCGTGTTAAGCGCCTCGTTAGGTGTGGCACTGTGGCTCAACATGCGGGCCGGTCCCACCTTTGGCGTGGGACTGCTCCCCAAGGGCACGCCGCATGAGGCGCGGGAGCGCGACTATTTTTTTGTCCTTGCCTTCTGGGGCTGGGGACTGCTCGCGGGAGCGGGGCTGTCCGCCATAGCCAGTGCGCTGGGGCGCCGTCTCCCGGCACCGGTTGCCATGCTCCCACTGGCGCTGGTGGTCGTACCGCTGCTGGCCAATCGTGCCGTGGCCGATCGCTCCAGAGAGCCTGTTGCCTCGCTCCCCCGCACCTACGCCCGGCTCCTGCTTGATGCCGTGCCTCGTCGCGGGGTGCTCTTTGCTGGCGGGGACAACGACAGTTTTCCGCTCTGGTATTTGCAACAGGTGGAAGATTACCGCCCCGACGTCACCGTGATCACGGTCCCGCTGCTCGGAGCACAGTGGTATCGCGAGAGGTTGGCCGCCCAGCAGCTCCTCGAGGTCGCAGCCGTTGCGCGGTGGCCTGGGCAGGGCGCGGTCCTGCGTTCACTCGTGATACACGCGGAGGGTGCCCGACGCGCCGTTCGCGTGAGCACCCTGCTGGAACGGTCGGATCGGCTGCAGCTGGACCCTGGGGGTGGGTGGGCGCTGCAGGGGCTGGTGTATGCGCCCGACCGTCAGCTTGGGGCGGGGCAGACGGGGCTCGATCTGCCAGCCCTGCGGCGGCAGCGCAGCATGGTGCCCATGGGGGCGCTGGCGCCACTTCCCCCCGGTGCCGATCCGGCCGCGCAAACGGCGCAGGAACTGCTGCAGTGCACACAGGTGTTGGGCCCCGCCGACTCGTTACTTGTGTCGGGGTGTGGCGGTGTCTAACCTTATGTGCTATGCCAATTTCCGACCATGTCACGGCCGTGTTGCGGGGGGCCGTTCAGGATGCGGTGGCGGAGGTGCGTACGCGCATCGCCGACGCCCGCGCCCGTGGCGGACATGGACAGGAAGTGACGCTGGTCGCGGTGACCAAAACGCACGGGCCAGAAGCGGTTGAAGCGGCCTATGCCGCGGGTGTCACCGATGTGGGTGAGAACCGCGTGCAGGAAGCGGAGGCCAAGATGGCGCAGGTCACGGTCCCGGTACGTTGGCACCTCATTGGACATCTGCAGCGCAACAAAGCCAGGAACGCTCTGCAATTTTCACTGATCCATGGCATGGACAGTGAGCGGTTGGCGGTCGCGCTCCATGACGAGGCCACCAGGGCTGGGCAGTCGCTGGACGTGTTGGTACAGGTCAACGTGAGTGGCGAGACAAGCAAAAGCGGTGTGGCGCCGGTTGACGTTCCGGCGTTCGCGGAACGGCTGCACCGTCTGCCGGCGCTGCGAGTGCGCGGGGTCATGACCATGGCGCCCTTCGATGCCGACGAGCGGGTGTTGCGCGAGGTGTTCGCCGGCGCTCGCGCCGTTCGCACGGCGCTGCAATCGGCTGGTCATGCGGCGGAGTGGCTGAGTATGGGGATGTCCGGCGATTACGAAATCGCCGTGGAGGAAGGGGCCACGCATGTGCGCCTCGGTACTGTGCTTTTCGGCAGTCGGACCTGACGCACCCGGGATAGCGAATGACCGACGAAAGTCACCAGGGGTTTCATCTCACCGCGCTTGATGCGCGTCGCTACGACTTTGGCAACGCGCTGCGGGGCTATGATCGCGCGCGCGTTGACCAGTTTCGTGAACAGGTCGCCGAAGAACTCGAGCGGTTGGCGCGCGCCAACCAAGAGCTCGACCAGAAGGCGCGCAATTTTCACGAGCAGCTCAAGTCGTTCCGGGAGCGCGACAAGGCGTTGAACGAGGCCCTCGTGAGTGCGCAGCAGCTGCGCGGAGACATCCGCGAGCAGGCCGAGCGCGAGGCGCAGCTCATTGTGCGCGAGGCCCAACAGGAAGCAGACCGTCAATTGCAGTCGGTGCGCGACGAAGTCGCTCGTGCGCAGCAGGAACTGCAGGCCCTCTGGCGTACGCGGCGGTCGTACCTGGCCCAACTGCGCAACCAGCTGGAACGTCAGCTCGCTGAGCTCAGCTCCGCGGAGCAGGAGCCGGTCCCCGATTTCACCACACCGCGAACCGGTTCAGCGGTTGAGCCGGATCCGTCGGTGGTGAGCCAGATCCGTCAGCTGCCGCAACGGAACATGGCGCCAACGCCTTCCTGGCTCGATGCCATCGTGGAGGATGAACAGCGATGAGTGGTGCCGGGAAGGCTCCGCCGGCTTCGCGGCCGCAGCTGCAATACACGCAGGAACACAACGCCGTCGGACTCTCGCATCCTGCCCTCGGGCTGCACGCGCGGGAGCGCATCGCGGCGTGTGCGCAGGCGGTGCGCGCGCGCTTTGCCAAGCCGGTGGAGGCCGCGATCATTCTGGGCACTGGCCTCGGGGGATTGGCCGAGGAAATCCAGGTGGAGCAGGTCATCGACTACAGTGACCTCCCCAACTTTCCGCTCTCCACGGTCGAGTCCCACAAAGGCCGCTTGCTCTGTGGCACGCTGGGCGGGAAAACGATTATCGCCATGCAGGGCCGTTTTCACGCGTACGAGGGCTATTCGCTCCAGCAGGTCACCTTCCCGGTGCGCGTGCTTCGTGCGCTGGGGGCACAGACGCTGATTGTGAGCAACGCGTGCGGTGGGATGCATCCGTTGTGGGCGCCCGGTGATCTCATGCTCATCGCCGATCACATCAATCTGCTGGGCGACAATCCGCTCATCGGTCCGAATGACGAAACACTCGGACCGCGGTTTCCCGATATGTCGGAACCCTACGATGCCGGCCTGCGCACGCTGGCCCGCGCCGTGGCGCTGGAGCATGGGGTCGCGTTGCGCGAAGGCGTCTACGTGGCGGTGCAGGGGCCCAACCTCGAAACGCGCGCCGAGTACCGATTCCTGCGCGGTATCGGGGCCGATGTCGTGGGCATGAGCACGGTGCCGGAAGTCATTGTCGCGGTCCATGGCGGCATGCGGGTACTGGGTCTGTCGATCATCACCGATCAGTGCCTCCCCGATTCGCTCAAGCCAGCCCATCTCCCCGACATCATTGCGGTGGCGAAGGGGGCGGAGCCCAAGCTGTCGGCCGTGGTCAAGGGCGTGCTCGCCCAGCTGTAGCACTTTCTGTTCGTCGCTTTCCTCTTCTGGTGACTATGACGCAGGACGCCGTGCTGTACCCGTTGCTCCCCGAAACCAACGCTGACGCGCTTGAGCGCGGCATTCTCGCGCAGTGGGATACCGAGAAGCTGTTCGAACAATCGCAGGCAGCGCGTGCGAACGCGACGCCGTTCGTATTTTTCGAGGGCCCGCCAACAGCCAACGGACGTCCGGGCATTCACCACGTGTTTGCCCGCACCATCAAGGACCTGTTCTGCCGCCACCGCGCCATGCAGGGGTACTACGTGCCCCGCAAGGCCGGCTGGGATACGCACGGGTTGCCGGTGGAAATCGAGGTCGAAAAGGAGCTCCAGCGCGAAGAGGCGGAGCGGCAGGGCGTTGATCCCAGCGAGATCGCAAAGCTTGGCGGCAAGCAGCTCATCGAGCAGGTGGGCGTGGCGGAGTTCAACCGCCGGTGCCGCGAAAGCGTGTGGAAGTACCGCGGCGAATGGGAGAAGCTGTCGCACCGCACCGCCTATTGGCTCGACTACGACAATCCGTACGTCACGTACTCGCACGATTTCGTGGAGAGTGTGTGGTGGGCGCTACGCACGATGCACGAAAAGAGTTTGCTCGTGCGTGGCCACAAGATTCTGCCGTATTGCGCGCGCTGCGGCACGGCGCTGTCCAGTCACGAGGTGGCGCAGGGCTACGATGACGTCGAAGATCCCAGCGTCTACGTGGCGCTGGATCTGCTCGACGCCAACGGCAATCCGCCCGCCATGCGGCGACGCATCCTGGTGTGGACCACCACCCCCTGGACGCTGGTGTCCAACACCGCGCTGGCGGTGCACCCCGATCTCACCTACGCCGAGCTGCGCAAGAAGTCCGGGGCGGAATTCACCATCATCCTCGCGGAAGCGCGTGTGCCCGGTGTGCTGGGCGGCGACTGGG contains the following coding sequences:
- the ftsH gene encoding ATP-dependent zinc metalloprotease FtsH, producing MTPSPKKPTNWGRISKTVSFWILVLLIPVAFLSYGNGREAAAPEIGYSDYRQQLAAGNIKTATFTDNVLSGQFNQEVRISNRPAKKFTVRLVNGIAPKEQEDLYKAGVKTAAAEPRANFGSLLITMLPYLLLIGFWIFLFRQMQAGGNKAFSFGKSKAKLLSGDTPKVTFADVAGADEAKVELQEIIEFLKDPQKFTKLGGRLPKGALLVGPPGTGKTLLAKAVAGEAGRPFFSMSGSDFVEMFVGVGASRVRDLFEQGKAHAPCIIFIDEIDAVGRHRGAGLGGGHDEREQTLNQLLVEMDGFESNDGVILIAATNRPDVLDPALLRPGRFDRQIVVDAPDLRGREGILKVHLRNKPIADDVSVTSLARGTPGMAGADLANLVNEGALLAARKNHDKIFMSDLEEAKDRVMLGAERKSLVMKEDERRLTAFHEAGHAVCAMMVYGNDPLHKVTIVPRGRALGIAFTLPEDDRVSVTREQLEARLVMAYGGRAAEEIVFGHNRVTTGAASDIQQATNIARRYVTQWGLSDTIGPILVGDNEQELFLGREIQSRREVSEQTAQLVDAEVKRVAFEAHARAVAVLTEHRALLDQVAMNLLERETLTRDDILVLKDGRTLPPRTGPDFPSAPAAPLAPPAVPTSRPVVPPLLGGPEVSPA
- a CDS encoding protein O-mannosyl-transferase family, which translates into the protein MPYPIVAAVVATMVLLGIYLSTAAPDLTFWDATELMAAAHTMGIPHPPGTPLWVLVGKLASMLFSSAAPPRAITLLSVWSAALTGGAAAYMAARWLGARGAVVAAVSAGTMLTVWNNATETEVYALSLLVSVLLLVTGEFAGRPDTDDHERRRARALMAFVCGLAVPLHLTVLVALPAAVAFAWRGPRPVWREVVAWVALAALGLSAIAVLPLFSAQNPTLDSGNPESWRALVSVLRREQYAVAGLWPRQAPLWLQLGNVFQWSDWQVAYGLHPFPTAHPVRTALTVLWAWLAVLGLRRLWRHDPRVGRAMLLLVLSASLGVALWLNMRAGPTFGVGLLPKGTPHEARERDYFFVLAFWGWGLLAGAGLSAIASALGRRLPAPVAMLPLALVVVPLLANRAVADRSREPVASLPRTYARLLLDAVPRRGVLFAGGDNDSFPLWYLQQVEDYRPDVTVITVPLLGAQWYRERLAAQQLLEVAAVARWPGQGAVLRSLVIHAEGARRAVRVSTLLERSDRLQLDPGGGWALQGLVYAPDRQLGAGQTGLDLPALRRQRSMVPMGALAPLPPGADPAAQTAQELLQCTQVLGPADSLLVSGCGGV
- a CDS encoding YggS family pyridoxal phosphate-dependent enzyme — encoded protein: MPISDHVTAVLRGAVQDAVAEVRTRIADARARGGHGQEVTLVAVTKTHGPEAVEAAYAAGVTDVGENRVQEAEAKMAQVTVPVRWHLIGHLQRNKARNALQFSLIHGMDSERLAVALHDEATRAGQSLDVLVQVNVSGETSKSGVAPVDVPAFAERLHRLPALRVRGVMTMAPFDADERVLREVFAGARAVRTALQSAGHAAEWLSMGMSGDYEIAVEEGATHVRLGTVLFGSRT
- a CDS encoding DivIVA domain-containing protein — encoded protein: MTDESHQGFHLTALDARRYDFGNALRGYDRARVDQFREQVAEELERLARANQELDQKARNFHEQLKSFRERDKALNEALVSAQQLRGDIREQAEREAQLIVREAQQEADRQLQSVRDEVARAQQELQALWRTRRSYLAQLRNQLERQLAELSSAEQEPVPDFTTPRTGSAVEPDPSVVSQIRQLPQRNMAPTPSWLDAIVEDEQR
- a CDS encoding purine-nucleoside phosphorylase — translated: MHARERIAACAQAVRARFAKPVEAAIILGTGLGGLAEEIQVEQVIDYSDLPNFPLSTVESHKGRLLCGTLGGKTIIAMQGRFHAYEGYSLQQVTFPVRVLRALGAQTLIVSNACGGMHPLWAPGDLMLIADHINLLGDNPLIGPNDETLGPRFPDMSEPYDAGLRTLARAVALEHGVALREGVYVAVQGPNLETRAEYRFLRGIGADVVGMSTVPEVIVAVHGGMRVLGLSIITDQCLPDSLKPAHLPDIIAVAKGAEPKLSAVVKGVLAQL